The DNA region CGAAACGCTCCCCTCCGTCACCCGCTGGCCATTGCCTGAAATACTGATCAACGCGCGACGATCGGTGCCCGTCGCGACCAGCACCGTGCCGCCTTTCCCTGTCCCTACCCCGCGAAGTACCACGCCACTCGCGATGATGCGGATCTGCCCTGCAATCTCGTAACGGCCAGCAGACAACTGGACTGCGCCGCGAAAACCATTCGTATCCGGCTCAAGGGCAGAAACCGCATCGAGCGCGATTTGAATGCGCTCACCATCATCGCCATCCACCGGCGCGACGACAACCCGGGCAGGCGCGAGCGGCAGCGCCACGCCGCCCCCGCCATAACCCGCATGGGAAAAATCCGGTACCCGGTCGCCCCGCTGATCCACTTCGTAAACGAGCGTGCCGTCTTTAGCCGATTTGACCGGCGGCGCCACTTGCACCGCCCAAGCCATGCTCGCGCACAAAGCGCTCAGACACAGACCGGCAACAAGGCGCGCCGCTTTCTTCGAAGACAGAGTGATCACGTTTGTGAGGCGGTGAGGGTTATTTCGCCAGTGCGGGGAGTTTCGCCGTGAGCGGAGCCAGTGTTTCACCACGGCCAATTTCCTGGCCATCGATCAGGATGATCAGGCCTTTGCCTCGGTTATATTTTTTCCCATCTTTGTCCCAGATAATCGTGAGATCGCGGTCGTGATAACGGACATTATCGAGACAGAACCAGCTCCATGAATTATCCGGAAGCAGTGAATGCACCTCGACGAGATCATCCGCACGCGGTCGCAGTCCGACCATGCCTGTGATGAGCAGATCAGCGTAAGTGGAGTGGTTGTAGTAGCGGCTGCGTTCGTCGCGCCCCTTGAGCCACTCACCGGTAAGCTCATCCTGATATTCACCGAGGTACGGCAGTCCATCGTAGCGATGCGCGCGCGTGTAATCGACGAACGCGTCGAAGTAATTCCGCTTCGTGACCACTGCCGGCTCGGGCTGCGGATAATCGCGCAGCACGTTCGCGAGTGCCACGAGTGTCTGCGACGTGGCGTACGGCCAGATCGCGCCATCCCACTCGCACGTGCCCACACCGTGGGAACGAAAACGTGGATGGCGGCGCTCCGCAGTCGTGATGCCAAACGGCGCGTTAAAACCCTCCGTATCCGAAAACTGGGCCCACGCGGCTTCATAGCCGGCGTTTTTCTCCGGCAGGCCGAAATACCAAGGAATAAAACCGATCGCCTCTCGCACATCCGCGAGCGGACCGTCTTCGAGACGGACTTTGAAAAATTTCGCATCCGCGTCCCACATGGATTCGAGCGTCAGTTTGCGCAACGTCACGGCCTTTGCGTCGAACGTCGCAGCGATCTCTTCTTTTCCGGCGAGACGCGCGATGGCGGCGAGCGCACGGGCGTTGCCGAACATGTAGCTATTGATCGTGGGACGGATATTTTTCTTCGTCCGCGAGCCGCTGATGGACTCCTCCATCGCATCCCTGACGTCAAATTGCCAATACAGCCCGTCCGGACGCTGCTTGCTCTTCTCCCAGATGTCGTAATCCGAAACCAGATCGTCCAGCAATCCCGTGAGCACGCCCGTATCGCGCGTCACCATCCAGCGCTGATAGAGCGCGTCTTGAAGCCAGCTGGAGTAGAATCGCAACCGGGTCTGCGGCTTGCCCTGCTCATCCTTGCGGAGCCAATACTGGACATAGCTATCGACCGGCACCTGGTCGTGCAGCCAGCGCAATTCCATGAGATGATGGCCGAGCCCGCTGCTCACCGGATTTGCGCGCGTGAGAAACTCCGTGAAAACAAAATGACCCGTTTCGCTTTTGCGCAGATGCTTCCGAAGCGCCCACCAGCGATACCAATAAATCTGCTCCACCTCGGACTGCGAGCACTCGAAATACGGCACCTGAGCCTGCAACCAGTCCCATGAAGCAGAGTTGGGCACGAGATTGATGACATTCTCGTTCTCCATCGAGTTGAAGTACTCAATGTGGTGCGCGAAAGCGGCGGGCTTGAGCACAGCCGGGCCGGCCACAACAAGAGACGAATGTGCCGATACCGCGATCAGTCCGGCAAAAAATCCAAGTATTCGGAAACGACAGAACATCAGGTCGAGGGATGAGTGGTTATATTTCGATTTTCGAGCCTGCTTCCGAAGAACCATGTAGAAGCCAGTTGGCACGAGGCAAACGCGCTGAAGAAAACGCGGAGCCACGAAGCGAGACGCACGCTGACTGCGATGGCTGCGCGCCAAAGAAAAATAATCGGAGAAAAGGGCCGGTGCTGCACACACCGGCCCTCACACCCAAAACGGACCGGCTTGCGCCGCCCCGTTCGATTGCATCATTCGCGAACGTCCGCACTACCCCAGCGCAGGCCGTCCGTGTTTGAGATGCAAAATTGTTGGGAAACCCGCCCACCACATTGTCCGCTCGAAAACCGGTCGGCTTGCGGAAATTTCCACATCGCCACCGCATCAGCATACGAAAGACCTGCAAGGCGCAGATGATCACACATGTTGAAGAGATTGGAGGTTTGAGGTTGAGGCAGGATTCAAAGCTGCCAGCCCTATCTGGTGAAACGGCCGACAATTATTTCATATGAAATAACACATTGACGAATGTATTTCATGAACTAACCTGTCAACGTTTTTGTTCCCGCCCCACCCTTTTCCCCGCGCCTGCCCGCCTTCGGCCACACACCCATGAGCAAAAAAACTAAAGTCACGATCACCGACGTCGCTAAATCAGCAGGCGTCGCCGTCGGCACCGTGTCCCGCGTTTTCAACAACCACTCCGACGTCAACCCCGACATCGCCAGCAAGGTCCGCGACACCGCCCACCAGCTCGGCTACCGGCGCATCCGGCAGCGGCGCGGCACCCGCGAAACACCCGTCCGCCGCAACGGCTCGGCCGGCGACATCGGCATCGTCTTCTTCGGTATGCAGGACACTCTCGTGCAGCTGCCTGTAGTCAGCACCTCCCTACAGGGCATTGAAAGCTCCCTCTCCGCCCACGGTCGCAGCCTGCTCATCGCCAACATCCCCAACGGCGACCGCACCCCCCCTTTCATCAGCGAGGGCCGCGTCGAAGGCCTCATCCTGAAAGGCCCCAACCAAGGCGAACTCCCCTCCGAAACCGACAGCGAACTCCTCCGCCACATCTACCGCATCCCCCACGTCTGGGTCATGGGCCGCCTCCCCAACGCCAAAGGCGATCACTGCAATTTCGACACCGACAGCGCTGGCCGCCTCGTTGCCGAACACCTCCACGCCAAGGGACACAAACGCGTGGCCTTCATGAATCCCAAACCCGGCCAGGTGCAGTTTGAAAAAGTCAAAAGCGCCTTCCTCTCTCACGCCTCCCGGCTAGGCCTCGACGGCACACTCTTCGAAGTCCCCCCACCCGGAAAACTCACCTGGCCCCTCCCCGCCACCACGCTTCAAGACAACGTCGACATCCTCACTCAGCGCTGGGCCCAGATGTCGGCCAAATCCCGCCCCACCGCCATTTTCATCCCATCGGATCGCACCGCGCTCCAGCTCTACGCATCGCTTGAGCGCCTGAAAATGCGCGTCGGCACCGACGTCAGCGTCGTCTCCTGCAACAACGAGAAATCCCTCGTGATGAACCTCAGCCCCATGCTGACCACGATCGATGTTCACGCCGACCTCATCGGCCGCCGCGCCGTCGATCAACTGCTCTGGCGCATGCAGCATCCCGGCGAAGAGGTGAGCATGCAGATCCTCATAGAACCCACTCTCGTCCAGCGCGGCTCAGTCGCCCAGCTTTAGCTATAAGGGCAGCCAGGGGGATTTCCCGCGAGCGATCACGCCCGTCCACCACTGGCGCGCCATCTCCCGAAGCATCCGCATTGTTGCAACCTCCGCGAGTGACTCATCGCGTCTGCTCACCAGCGCTAGATCCAGCGCTCCACCATCCTGTAAGCACGCACCCCAAATCACTCCGCACACGGATCCATGAAATTACTCATTTGACACCACTATTTCATGAAACATAACCCACTCTCTGGTTCATTTCGTCCGCCAATTGAACCGCCTGCACCCGCTTCAACCCCAGTCCCGCCATCTCAGTGAGCCTGCATTTCTTAGATTATCTGGTCCTCGGCCTATATGCGCTCGGAATAGCCGTGCTCAGCTTCGTCGTCTCGAAAAAACAAAAGACCGCCGCCGACTACTTCGTCGCAGGCCGCTCCATGCCCGCCTGGGCCGTCGCCATGGCTCTCATGGCCGCCCTGATCAGCAGCAACACTGTCATCGGCCACCCCGCCACCGTCTATCAGAAGGGCATGATCCTTCTGCTGGGTAACGCC from Nibricoccus aquaticus includes:
- a CDS encoding MGH1-like glycoside hydrolase domain-containing protein gives rise to the protein MAGPAVLKPAAFAHHIEYFNSMENENVINLVPNSASWDWLQAQVPYFECSQSEVEQIYWYRWWALRKHLRKSETGHFVFTEFLTRANPVSSGLGHHLMELRWLHDQVPVDSYVQYWLRKDEQGKPQTRLRFYSSWLQDALYQRWMVTRDTGVLTGLLDDLVSDYDIWEKSKQRPDGLYWQFDVRDAMEESISGSRTKKNIRPTINSYMFGNARALAAIARLAGKEEIAATFDAKAVTLRKLTLESMWDADAKFFKVRLEDGPLADVREAIGFIPWYFGLPEKNAGYEAAWAQFSDTEGFNAPFGITTAERRHPRFRSHGVGTCEWDGAIWPYATSQTLVALANVLRDYPQPEPAVVTKRNYFDAFVDYTRAHRYDGLPYLGEYQDELTGEWLKGRDERSRYYNHSTYADLLITGMVGLRPRADDLVEVHSLLPDNSWSWFCLDNVRYHDRDLTIIWDKDGKKYNRGKGLIILIDGQEIGRGETLAPLTAKLPALAK
- a CDS encoding LacI family DNA-binding transcriptional regulator; this translates as MSKKTKVTITDVAKSAGVAVGTVSRVFNNHSDVNPDIASKVRDTAHQLGYRRIRQRRGTRETPVRRNGSAGDIGIVFFGMQDTLVQLPVVSTSLQGIESSLSAHGRSLLIANIPNGDRTPPFISEGRVEGLILKGPNQGELPSETDSELLRHIYRIPHVWVMGRLPNAKGDHCNFDTDSAGRLVAEHLHAKGHKRVAFMNPKPGQVQFEKVKSAFLSHASRLGLDGTLFEVPPPGKLTWPLPATTLQDNVDILTQRWAQMSAKSRPTAIFIPSDRTALQLYASLERLKMRVGTDVSVVSCNNEKSLVMNLSPMLTTIDVHADLIGRRAVDQLLWRMQHPGEEVSMQILIEPTLVQRGSVAQL